A section of the Amycolatopsis sp. AA4 genome encodes:
- a CDS encoding cation acetate symporter, whose translation MTTAWLAEGASASNPLINTGVFALFVAITLYVVYRAGNRRSSTSGYYTADSAFTGRQNGVALSGDFLSAASFLGIAGAIAINGYDGFLYSIGFLVAWLVDLLLLAELLRNTGRFTMGDVLSFRMKQRPVRAASATSTLVISFFYMLAQMAGAGGLVALLLDVHSKWGQALVITVVGLVMISYVLLGGMKGTTWVQIIKATILLTAASLITVFLMGKYGFNFSSLLRAAADHSPMGTDLLSPGGSYGKNGTTKLDFVSLSLALVLGVASLPHVLMRFYTVPNAREARRSVVWATACMFVFYLCTLVIGFGAAAIVGPDEIKAAPGGENSAAPLLALHVGGTVLLGVISAVAFATILAVVAGLTLTASASFAHDVYANVVKRGKAEPEDEVRVARLTAVVIGGFAIVGGILANGQNIAFLVALALAVAASANLSTLLYSLFWKRFNTTGTLWSIYGGLIACVVLVLFSPVVSGAPDSIFPGVDFHWFPLKNPGLVSIPVSFLCGAIGTFVGGAKGDPEKHAEMEVRSLTGIGFGS comes from the coding sequence GTGACTACCGCTTGGCTCGCCGAAGGAGCTTCGGCGAGCAACCCGTTGATCAACACCGGGGTGTTCGCGCTGTTCGTCGCGATCACCCTGTACGTGGTCTACCGCGCGGGCAACCGCCGCTCGTCCACGTCGGGCTACTACACCGCCGACAGCGCCTTCACCGGAAGGCAGAACGGCGTCGCGCTGTCCGGCGACTTCCTGTCCGCGGCGTCGTTCCTCGGCATCGCCGGCGCGATCGCGATCAACGGCTACGACGGCTTCCTCTACTCCATCGGCTTCCTCGTCGCGTGGCTCGTCGACCTGCTGCTGCTCGCGGAGCTGCTGCGCAACACGGGCCGCTTCACGATGGGCGACGTGCTCAGCTTCCGGATGAAACAGCGTCCGGTGCGCGCCGCGTCGGCCACCTCGACGCTGGTGATCTCCTTCTTCTACATGCTCGCGCAGATGGCGGGCGCGGGCGGCCTGGTCGCGCTGCTGCTGGACGTCCACTCCAAGTGGGGCCAGGCGCTGGTGATCACCGTGGTCGGGCTGGTGATGATCTCCTACGTGCTGCTCGGCGGCATGAAGGGCACCACGTGGGTGCAGATCATCAAGGCCACCATCCTGCTCACCGCGGCCTCGCTGATCACGGTGTTCCTGATGGGCAAGTACGGCTTCAACTTCTCGAGCCTGCTGCGCGCGGCCGCCGACCACAGCCCCATGGGCACGGACCTGCTCTCGCCGGGCGGCTCCTACGGCAAGAACGGGACCACGAAGCTCGACTTCGTGTCGCTCTCGCTGGCCCTGGTGCTCGGCGTCGCCTCGCTGCCGCACGTGCTGATGCGCTTCTACACCGTGCCGAACGCCCGCGAGGCGCGCCGCTCGGTGGTGTGGGCGACCGCGTGCATGTTCGTGTTCTACCTGTGCACGCTGGTGATCGGCTTCGGCGCGGCGGCGATCGTCGGCCCGGACGAGATCAAGGCCGCGCCCGGCGGCGAGAACTCGGCCGCGCCGCTGCTGGCCCTGCACGTCGGCGGGACGGTGCTGCTCGGCGTCATCTCGGCGGTCGCCTTCGCGACGATCCTCGCCGTGGTGGCCGGGCTGACGCTGACCGCGTCCGCTTCCTTCGCACACGACGTGTACGCGAACGTCGTCAAGCGCGGCAAGGCGGAACCGGAGGACGAGGTCCGGGTGGCCCGGCTGACCGCGGTCGTGATCGGCGGGTTCGCCATCGTCGGCGGCATCCTCGCCAACGGCCAGAACATCGCGTTCCTCGTGGCGCTCGCGCTCGCGGTGGCGGCGTCGGCGAACCTGTCGACCCTCCTGTACTCGCTGTTCTGGAAACGGTTCAACACCACCGGGACGCTGTGGAGCATCTACGGCGGGCTCATCGCCTGCGTCGTGCTGGTGCTGTTCTCGCCGGTGGTGTCGGGCGCGCCGGACTCGATCTTCCCCGGCGTCGACTTCCACTGGTTCCCGCTGAAGAACCCGGGTCTGGTCTCCATCCCGGTGTCGTTCCTGTGCGGCGCGATCGGCACGTTCGTCGGCGGCGCGAAGGGCGACCCGGAGAAGCACGCGGAGATGGAGGTCCGGTCGCTGACCGGCATCGGCTTCGGTTCCTGA
- a CDS encoding DUF899 domain-containing protein, giving the protein MTAALPRVVSPEEWESAREDLLRKEKEHTRAGDRLAAERRRMPMVRFAKQYAFTGPDGPRTLLDLFEGRRQLIVYHMMLGPGNEAGCPGCSLFVDSMGHPAHLHARDVTLKIVAPATPPEIERYWARMGWTLPWVSAAGTDFPADCGVGGGFGVSVFLRDGDDVYRTYFTSGRGGDQFVSTLRYLDVTPFGRQEAWEEESRGTDAPSSWWRRHDEY; this is encoded by the coding sequence ATGACCGCCGCACTCCCCCGCGTCGTCTCGCCCGAGGAATGGGAAAGCGCCCGGGAAGACTTGCTGCGCAAGGAAAAAGAACACACGCGCGCGGGCGACCGGCTGGCCGCGGAACGCCGCCGGATGCCCATGGTCCGCTTCGCGAAACAGTACGCATTCACCGGCCCGGACGGCCCGCGCACCCTCCTGGACCTTTTCGAAGGCCGCCGCCAGCTGATCGTCTACCACATGATGCTCGGCCCCGGAAACGAAGCGGGCTGCCCGGGCTGCTCGCTGTTCGTGGACTCCATGGGCCATCCCGCCCACTTGCACGCCCGCGACGTCACGCTGAAAATCGTCGCGCCCGCGACGCCGCCGGAGATCGAGCGGTACTGGGCCAGGATGGGTTGGACGCTTCCGTGGGTTTCCGCCGCGGGCACGGATTTCCCCGCGGACTGCGGAGTCGGCGGCGGTTTCGGGGTGAGCGTGTTCCTCCGCGACGGGGACGACGTCTACCGCACCTACTTCACCTCCGGCCGCGGCGGCGACCAGTTCGTCTCCACCCTGCGGTACCTGGACGTCACCCCGTTCGGACGGCAGGAGGCGTGGGAAGAGGAGTCCCGCGGCACCGACGCGCCCAGCAGCTGGTGGCGGCGGCACGACGAGTACTGA
- a CDS encoding roadblock/LC7 domain-containing protein, which translates to MTSPNAAQPQQNQFGWLVNDFADRVPGVAHAVVVSADGLLLTASNRLPLDRADQLAAVASGLVSLTQGAARCFEAGAVRETVVEMELGIMVLMSISDGSCLAILAAPNCDIGQVAYEMTMLVDRVGQILTPELRAQLQGAGGSLIGEPVG; encoded by the coding sequence ATGACCTCGCCGAATGCGGCCCAGCCGCAGCAGAACCAGTTCGGCTGGCTGGTGAACGACTTCGCCGACCGCGTCCCGGGCGTCGCGCACGCGGTCGTCGTGTCGGCCGACGGTCTCCTGCTGACGGCCTCCAACCGGCTGCCGCTCGACCGCGCCGACCAGCTCGCCGCCGTGGCGTCCGGGCTCGTCAGCCTGACCCAGGGCGCCGCCCGCTGTTTCGAGGCGGGCGCGGTGCGCGAGACCGTGGTCGAGATGGAACTCGGCATCATGGTGCTGATGTCCATCAGCGACGGCTCCTGCCTGGCGATCCTCGCCGCGCCCAACTGCGACATCGGGCAGGTCGCCTACGAGATGACGATGCTCGTCGACCGCGTCGGCCAGATCCTGACCCCGGAGCTGCGCGCGCAGCTGCAGGGCGCCGGGGGCTCGCTGATCGGCGAACCGGTGGGATGA
- a CDS encoding helix-turn-helix transcriptional regulator gives MPTDQLSTTFAALADPTRRAILARLTEGEATVNELAEPFEVSLQAVSKHLKVLEQAGLISRGRTKQWRPCRLEAGPLAEVAGWVAEYRRFWESGFDRLDEHLRQLREGTE, from the coding sequence ATGCCGACGGACCAGCTGAGCACCACTTTCGCCGCGCTGGCGGACCCGACCCGGCGCGCGATCCTCGCCCGCCTGACCGAGGGCGAGGCCACCGTCAACGAGCTGGCCGAGCCCTTCGAGGTGAGCCTGCAGGCGGTGTCGAAGCACCTGAAAGTGCTGGAGCAGGCGGGCCTGATCAGCCGGGGCCGCACCAAGCAATGGCGACCCTGCCGGCTGGAAGCGGGGCCGCTGGCCGAGGTGGCCGGATGGGTCGCGGAGTACCGGCGGTTCTGGGAGTCCGGATTCGACCGGCTGGACGAGCACCTGCGGCAGTTGCGGGAGGGGACTGAATGA
- a CDS encoding DUF485 domain-containing protein: MHNVARTTGPAASAEDTGQMPALFDREGGDSAPRGRRRKHGPDYEQIQRSPQFRSLRSRFRRFVFPMSIGFFVWYLAYVVLAAYAGEFMSTPVFGLVNVGMLLGLGQFVTTAAITALYVRFADREMDPRAAEIRARAAAVPEGTPQ; the protein is encoded by the coding sequence ATGCACAACGTCGCGCGCACCACCGGCCCGGCCGCCTCGGCCGAGGACACCGGCCAGATGCCCGCGCTGTTCGACCGCGAAGGAGGCGACTCCGCCCCGCGCGGCAGGCGCCGCAAGCACGGCCCGGACTACGAGCAGATCCAGCGCAGCCCCCAGTTCCGCTCGCTGCGCAGCCGCTTCCGCCGGTTCGTGTTCCCGATGAGCATCGGGTTCTTCGTCTGGTACCTCGCCTACGTCGTGCTCGCCGCCTACGCGGGCGAGTTCATGAGCACGCCGGTCTTCGGCCTGGTCAACGTCGGCATGCTGCTCGGCCTCGGCCAGTTCGTCACCACCGCGGCCATCACCGCGCTGTACGTCCGCTTCGCCGACCGCGAGATGGACCCGCGCGCCGCCGAGATCCGCGCGCGGGCCGCCGCTGTCCCGGAAGGAACCCCTCAGTGA
- a CDS encoding dihydrofolate reductase family protein: protein MADLVYLVHTSLDGCVEGPAGEFDWPLMGPELSDYSNELSERAAMFAYGRRVWEMMASYWPVAESISDHPHDLAYAPLWRKKPKLVFSRTLTSADWNTRIAGGDLAEEVAAHKAAADGDLVLMGGYAWPPNSAAAGSSTST from the coding sequence ATGGCCGACCTGGTCTACCTCGTCCACACGTCGCTGGACGGCTGCGTCGAAGGCCCCGCCGGAGAGTTCGACTGGCCGCTCATGGGACCGGAACTCTCGGACTACTCGAACGAACTCTCCGAGCGCGCCGCGATGTTCGCCTACGGCCGCCGCGTATGGGAAATGATGGCGAGCTACTGGCCCGTCGCGGAGTCCATTTCGGACCATCCGCACGACCTGGCCTATGCCCCGCTGTGGCGGAAGAAGCCCAAATTGGTCTTCTCCCGCACCCTGACCTCGGCGGACTGGAACACCCGCATCGCCGGCGGCGACCTGGCCGAAGAAGTCGCCGCACACAAGGCAGCCGCGGACGGCGACCTCGTCCTGATGGGCGGCTACGCCTGGCCGCCGAACTCGGCCGCCGCGGGCTCATCGACGAGTACCTGA
- a CDS encoding SRPBCC domain-containing protein codes for MSELTIVRVFDAPRELVFRAWTDPAHLASWFGPHGFVASETSTDPRPGGTWHSRITSTEQGVDRQASGVYREVSAPSRLVFTFRWQHPEDEVGETLVTIDFAELAGKTSMTFHQAPFPNEAERDGHSDGWQSGFEDLDRILEDMK; via the coding sequence ATGAGCGAGCTGACCATCGTGCGGGTCTTCGACGCGCCCCGGGAGCTGGTGTTCCGGGCCTGGACCGACCCGGCGCACCTCGCGAGCTGGTTCGGCCCGCACGGCTTCGTCGCGTCCGAGACCAGCACCGACCCGCGTCCCGGCGGTACCTGGCACAGCCGGATCACCAGCACCGAACAGGGCGTCGACCGCCAGGCGTCCGGCGTCTACCGCGAGGTCTCGGCGCCGTCCCGGCTCGTGTTCACCTTCCGCTGGCAGCACCCGGAGGACGAAGTCGGCGAAACGCTCGTCACCATCGATTTCGCCGAATTGGCAGGCAAAACCTCGATGACGTTCCACCAAGCCCCGTTCCCGAATGAAGCCGAACGCGACGGACACAGCGACGGCTGGCAGTCCGGTTTCGAAGATCTCGACCGCATCCTGGAGGACATGAAATGA
- a CDS encoding dihydrofolate reductase family protein: MAAELGRRGLIDEYLICVHPVVLGGDKRPFAEGADRTNLDLRETRTFDNAVVLLRYRTKL; this comes from the coding sequence CTGGCCGCCGAACTCGGCCGCCGCGGGCTCATCGACGAGTACCTGATCTGCGTCCACCCGGTAGTCCTGGGCGGAGACAAACGCCCCTTCGCCGAAGGCGCCGACCGCACAAACCTGGATCTGCGGGAAACCCGCACCTTCGACAACGCGGTCGTCCTGCTCCGCTACCGCACGAAGCTCTGA
- a CDS encoding DUF742 domain-containing protein: MSQGSGLFGEEPGTGGEPPRGEEPAAGDDGTFADVLNGFSLDSGRSRRKRKKSGKEKKESQSPAPPAAGAHAAADPPAAPVPPADQGDGVTSLVSPPGSTDSDGPRPGGLFDPGPPSGEFSMPSAIVRPERHDRVDPAEETSIVRPYALTGGRTRANYALELETLISTKDHVAAGGFPQAAAEQIESISIMEACRTPRSVAEIAAELSVPLGVARVLISDAADAGLVTVHRTISGQDGAEAHLMLMERVLSGLRRL, translated from the coding sequence ATGAGCCAGGGGTCCGGATTGTTCGGCGAAGAGCCCGGTACCGGCGGCGAACCCCCGCGCGGGGAGGAGCCCGCCGCCGGGGACGACGGCACGTTCGCCGACGTCCTCAACGGGTTCAGCCTGGATTCGGGCCGCTCGCGCAGAAAACGGAAGAAGAGCGGCAAAGAAAAGAAGGAATCCCAGTCCCCAGCGCCGCCCGCCGCGGGAGCGCACGCGGCAGCGGACCCGCCGGCGGCACCCGTGCCGCCGGCCGACCAAGGAGATGGTGTGACCTCTCTCGTCTCTCCACCGGGCAGTACGGACTCCGACGGCCCCAGACCAGGCGGGCTCTTCGACCCGGGGCCGCCGAGCGGCGAGTTCTCGATGCCGTCGGCGATCGTCCGGCCCGAGCGCCACGATCGGGTGGACCCGGCCGAGGAGACGTCGATCGTGCGCCCGTACGCTCTCACCGGCGGGCGCACCCGGGCGAACTACGCGCTCGAACTGGAGACTCTGATCTCCACCAAAGACCATGTCGCCGCGGGGGGCTTCCCCCAGGCGGCGGCGGAGCAGATCGAGAGCATCTCGATCATGGAGGCGTGCCGGACCCCGCGTTCGGTGGCGGAGATCGCCGCGGAGCTGTCCGTGCCCCTGGGGGTGGCGAGGGTGCTGATCAGCGACGCGGCCGACGCCGGCCTCGTCACCGTGCACCGGACGATCTCGGGCCAGGACGGCGCCGAAGCACACTTGATGTTGATGGAAAGGGTTTTGAGTGGACTCCGTCGGCTTTAA
- a CDS encoding ATP/GTP-binding protein — MDSVGFKAPRETAPPTMTSAKIVVAGGFGAGKTTFVGSVSEIVPLTTEAMMTDASRGIDNLDQTPYKTTTTVAMDFGRVSLDADLILYLFGTPGQQRFWFMWDDLVRGAIGAVVLADTRRLADSFAPIDFFEDRGLPYIVGVNTFDGVLEHDINDVREALSIDSSIPIVRCDARERESTKQTLITLVEYAMRQWIALRAAKAH, encoded by the coding sequence GTGGACTCCGTCGGCTTTAAGGCACCGCGGGAAACCGCGCCCCCGACCATGACATCGGCGAAGATCGTGGTGGCGGGCGGCTTCGGGGCGGGCAAGACGACCTTCGTGGGCTCGGTGTCGGAAATCGTTCCGCTCACCACCGAGGCGATGATGACCGACGCCAGCCGCGGCATCGACAACCTCGACCAGACCCCGTACAAGACGACCACCACGGTCGCCATGGACTTCGGCCGCGTCTCGCTCGACGCGGACCTGATCCTCTACCTGTTCGGCACGCCCGGCCAGCAGCGGTTCTGGTTCATGTGGGACGACCTGGTGCGCGGCGCCATCGGAGCGGTCGTGCTCGCCGACACCCGGCGGCTCGCGGACTCGTTCGCGCCGATCGACTTCTTCGAGGACCGCGGCCTGCCGTACATCGTCGGCGTGAACACCTTCGACGGCGTGCTGGAACACGACATCAATGATGTGCGCGAGGCGCTGTCGATCGATTCGAGCATTCCGATCGTCCGCTGCGACGCCCGGGAGCGGGAATCGACGAAGCAGACGCTGATCACGCTGGTCGAGTACGCGATGCGGCAGTGGATCGCGTTGCGCGCTGCGAAAGCCCACTGA
- a CDS encoding nitrate- and nitrite sensing domain-containing protein, with amino-acid sequence MTVAGEGQVPVEKLLGRPPKRPRWSSGWRAALRWRDWSLPVKLSAVTIVPIVLALVLGITAIAGQVSRSSDYQRIDRLVALSTQLRALTDGLQRERTQTAAQLIAGTSGVTPELKAARAATDAAVAPFTEAAARVGGDGSSVSGAVNSANAQVNEIAVIRQQVGAGLLNAAEAVGDYNAVTSALIGADTAVSAGASADALGSTPSALHDLEAAKEQVSVTQSLVSYGISAGTLTPQQLSDVRDAELRFDDRIADFNAAATAPQRLDFESTLKPDTSYDRKRMLGTVLGGQGVSTDDALKRLSPQEWNNASKAVTSQLTEVSGRMTADLTAASSALVEDAGSSAGLLAVLLFAALAAAAAVVFVISRQLLRSLKVLRRSALDVAEKDLPEAVRNIQEGRAQSVEVEPVPVQVQDEVGEVARAFEKVHSQALKLATEQAAMRAGYSSVFVNLSRRSQSLVQRQLQLIERLERDEEDADQLATLFQLDHLATRMRRNNENLMVLSGAEPGRRSGQPVATHDVLRAAVSEIEQYQRVSVQHPPAVKIVGFAASDVQRLIAELLDNATAFSAPETQVTVATRLAEDGSLNVDILDKGIGMNEYEVVEANGRLTDSGSVDLATSRRMGLFVVGRLAGRHRIGVSLHGGKDIVGVRATVVVPPELVMTGLATTPGDRSEPGQLPGPKASLAAPPVAPGGLPRRQRPASNGSAVPGLVPHQGSNSEETQRWPSAGDLAGFSGDKVARPPSDLEVSGTALFSPIPRDDDTPAPPPPAPKLPQIVDVPPPRPEPEPEPAAESRDQRDGELPSGKDLFSAANATTLSDWWNQAAQQVPEVPPPSAAETTIENTPIFDEMLSAWFRSPAQPPSASAPAASGKAAAEPEADQDQQRNWDFASDENWRTVQALSQVEPTAFTKSGLPRRRRGEQLMPGSATPEPAVPAAETQGSDLPVRDPADVRGRLNSFQRGVTRGRQEVRGTAPETTGAAADSAAADASNATTSPERARAHDAAIRRRQTVAGAFGVPADQNRPDATTQSGSGAKDAPAGFGERPADADSSNETAPVQAVPPAFDPDGGWPRQEPAARTELPAPQPNRTVRPEKPDSLPTRRKGASSLPPAPPTADPNQVPAAVAGLEAAVAGTGQTAADQVSANGQTATPEKADSPASANGQASAPAAAQETSLWGKPAENPGPASPLTTWRAAQAPAAAPGQQAENAEQSGTTADQTPAASASAQGLGQTRTPGQNLPAQSGTPAQTGLWGQPLVPGQAPSRESSAGPDAQPPAGSDGSASPSTTPAETTTEWNFGSDEGWRTVQSVSQSTPASFTSAGLPRRRRGEQLLPGSAPPPAGSASPRPSRDAHDVRGRLSSFQQGIQRGRHRTAQAAEKNHETLEGE; translated from the coding sequence GTGACCGTTGCAGGAGAAGGCCAAGTGCCTGTGGAGAAGCTGCTCGGCCGCCCGCCCAAGCGGCCGCGCTGGTCGTCGGGCTGGCGCGCCGCGCTGCGCTGGCGGGACTGGAGCCTGCCGGTCAAGCTGTCCGCGGTCACGATCGTCCCCATCGTGCTCGCGCTCGTCCTCGGCATCACCGCCATCGCGGGCCAGGTCTCGCGGTCGAGCGACTACCAGCGGATCGACCGGCTCGTCGCGCTGAGCACCCAGCTGCGCGCGCTCACCGACGGGCTGCAGCGCGAGCGCACCCAGACCGCGGCCCAGCTCATCGCGGGCACCTCGGGCGTGACTCCGGAACTGAAGGCGGCCCGCGCGGCCACCGACGCCGCGGTCGCGCCGTTCACCGAGGCGGCCGCCCGGGTCGGCGGCGACGGCTCGAGCGTGTCCGGCGCGGTGAACTCGGCGAACGCGCAGGTCAACGAAATCGCGGTGATCCGCCAGCAGGTCGGGGCGGGCCTGCTGAACGCGGCCGAGGCGGTCGGCGACTACAACGCCGTCACCAGCGCGCTGATCGGAGCCGATACCGCGGTGTCGGCGGGCGCGAGCGCCGACGCGCTCGGCAGCACCCCGAGCGCGCTGCACGACCTCGAAGCCGCCAAGGAACAGGTGTCGGTCACCCAGTCCCTGGTGAGCTACGGCATTTCCGCGGGCACCCTGACCCCGCAGCAGCTGAGCGACGTGCGCGACGCGGAACTGCGGTTCGACGACCGGATCGCCGACTTCAACGCCGCCGCGACCGCGCCGCAGCGCCTCGACTTCGAGAGCACGCTCAAGCCGGACACGTCCTACGACCGCAAGCGGATGCTCGGCACCGTGCTCGGCGGCCAGGGCGTCTCCACCGACGACGCGCTCAAGCGGCTCTCGCCGCAGGAGTGGAACAACGCCTCGAAAGCGGTGACCTCGCAGCTGACCGAGGTCTCCGGCCGGATGACCGCCGACCTCACCGCGGCGTCGTCCGCGCTGGTCGAGGACGCCGGCAGCAGTGCCGGTCTGCTGGCCGTGCTGCTGTTCGCCGCGCTCGCCGCGGCGGCCGCGGTCGTGTTCGTCATCTCCCGCCAGCTGCTGCGCTCGCTGAAGGTCCTGCGCCGCAGCGCGCTGGACGTCGCGGAGAAGGACCTGCCCGAGGCGGTCCGCAACATCCAGGAGGGCCGCGCGCAGAGCGTCGAGGTCGAACCGGTGCCGGTCCAGGTGCAGGACGAGGTCGGCGAGGTCGCGCGGGCGTTCGAGAAGGTGCACAGCCAGGCGCTGAAGCTGGCGACCGAACAGGCCGCCATGCGCGCCGGCTACTCCAGCGTGTTCGTCAACCTGTCGCGCCGCAGCCAGAGCCTCGTGCAGCGGCAGCTGCAGCTGATCGAGCGGCTGGAGCGCGACGAGGAGGACGCGGACCAGCTCGCCACGCTGTTCCAGCTCGACCACCTCGCCACCCGGATGCGGCGCAACAACGAGAACCTGATGGTCCTCTCCGGCGCCGAGCCGGGCCGCCGTTCCGGCCAGCCGGTCGCCACGCACGACGTGCTGCGTGCCGCGGTGTCGGAAATCGAGCAGTACCAACGGGTTTCGGTGCAGCACCCGCCCGCGGTGAAGATCGTCGGGTTCGCCGCGAGCGACGTCCAGCGCCTCATCGCGGAGCTGCTGGACAACGCGACCGCGTTCTCCGCGCCGGAAACGCAGGTGACGGTCGCGACGCGGCTCGCCGAGGACGGTTCGCTCAACGTCGACATCCTCGACAAGGGCATCGGCATGAACGAGTACGAGGTGGTGGAGGCCAACGGCCGGCTCACCGACTCGGGCTCGGTCGACCTCGCGACCTCGCGCCGGATGGGCCTGTTCGTGGTCGGCCGCCTCGCCGGCCGCCACCGCATCGGCGTTTCGCTGCACGGCGGCAAGGACATCGTCGGCGTGCGGGCCACCGTGGTGGTGCCGCCGGAGCTGGTGATGACCGGGCTGGCCACGACGCCGGGCGACCGGTCGGAGCCCGGCCAGCTGCCCGGTCCCAAGGCGAGCCTCGCCGCCCCGCCCGTCGCGCCGGGCGGCCTGCCCCGCCGGCAGCGCCCGGCCTCCAACGGGTCGGCCGTGCCGGGTCTCGTTCCGCACCAGGGCAGCAACTCCGAGGAAACCCAGCGCTGGCCGTCGGCAGGCGACCTCGCCGGTTTCTCCGGGGACAAGGTCGCGCGTCCGCCGTCCGACCTCGAGGTGTCCGGAACCGCGCTGTTCAGCCCGATCCCGCGCGACGACGACACGCCCGCCCCGCCGCCGCCCGCGCCGAAGCTTCCGCAGATCGTCGACGTCCCGCCGCCGCGTCCGGAGCCCGAACCGGAACCGGCCGCGGAAAGCCGCGACCAGCGCGACGGCGAACTGCCCTCGGGCAAGGACCTGTTCTCCGCGGCCAACGCGACGACGCTGAGCGACTGGTGGAACCAGGCCGCGCAGCAGGTGCCGGAGGTCCCGCCGCCGTCCGCGGCGGAGACGACGATCGAGAACACGCCGATCTTCGACGAGATGCTGTCGGCGTGGTTCCGTTCGCCCGCGCAGCCGCCGTCCGCGTCCGCTCCGGCCGCGTCCGGCAAGGCCGCCGCGGAGCCGGAGGCGGACCAGGACCAGCAGCGCAACTGGGATTTCGCGAGCGACGAGAACTGGCGGACGGTCCAGGCGCTGTCCCAGGTGGAGCCGACCGCGTTCACGAAGTCGGGCCTTCCCCGGCGCCGCCGCGGCGAACAGCTCATGCCGGGCAGCGCCACGCCGGAACCGGCGGTCCCCGCGGCCGAAACGCAGGGAAGCGACCTCCCGGTCCGCGACCCGGCGGACGTGCGGGGACGGCTGAACAGCTTCCAGCGCGGCGTCACGCGCGGACGGCAGGAAGTCCGCGGCACCGCGCCGGAAACCACCGGCGCCGCAGCGGATTCCGCCGCTGCGGACGCTTCGAATGCCACGACGTCGCCGGAGCGGGCTCGCGCCCACGACGCGGCGATCCGGCGGCGGCAGACGGTCGCCGGCGCGTTCGGCGTTCCCGCGGACCAGAACCGTCCGGACGCGACGACTCAGTCCGGTTCCGGTGCGAAGGACGCGCCCGCCGGGTTCGGCGAACGGCCCGCGGACGCGGACTCGTCGAACGAGACGGCACCCGTGCAGGCCGTGCCCCCGGCGTTCGACCCGGACGGCGGCTGGCCGCGCCAGGAGCCCGCCGCGCGCACGGAACTGCCCGCGCCGCAACCGAACCGCACCGTCCGGCCGGAGAAGCCGGACAGCCTGCCGACCCGCCGCAAGGGCGCGAGCAGTCTCCCGCCCGCCCCGCCGACCGCCGACCCGAACCAGGTCCCGGCGGCCGTGGCCGGGCTCGAGGCCGCGGTCGCCGGCACCGGGCAGACCGCCGCCGACCAGGTTTCCGCGAACGGCCAGACCGCGACGCCGGAGAAGGCGGACAGCCCGGCTTCCGCGAACGGACAGGCATCTGCTCCGGCCGCGGCGCAGGAGACCTCCTTGTGGGGCAAGCCCGCCGAGAACCCGGGCCCGGCTTCGCCGCTGACGACGTGGCGAGCCGCGCAGGCTCCGGCCGCCGCGCCGGGTCAGCAGGCCGAGAATGCGGAGCAGTCCGGCACGACGGCGGACCAGACCCCGGCGGCTTCGGCTTCGGCGCAGGGACTGGGCCAGACCCGGACGCCCGGCCAGAACCTCCCGGCCCAGTCCGGAACCCCGGCGCAGACCGGGTTGTGGGGTCAGCCGCTGGTGCCGGGACAGGCTCCGTCGCGGGAGTCCTCCGCCGGACCGGACGCCCAGCCGCCAGCCGGTTCGGACGGTTCGGCGAGCCCCTCCACGACTCCTGCCGAAACCACCACCGAGTGGAACTTCGGTTCCGACGAGGGGTGGCGGACCGTCCAGTCGGTGTCCCAGTCGACACCCGCCTCGTTCACTTCGGCAGGATTGCCTCGGCGCCGCCGAGGCGAACAGCTTCTTCCCGGCAGCGCACCGCCGCCCGCCGGGTCGGCGAGCCCCCGTCCGTCCCGCGATGCGCACGACGTGCGCGGTCGCCTGAGCAGTTTCCAGCAGGGGATCCAGCGCGGCAGGCACCGCACCGCGCAGGCCGCTGAGAAGAACCACGAAACATTGGAGGGTGAATGA